In Aerococcus loyolae, a genomic segment contains:
- a CDS encoding Ig-like domain-containing protein has protein sequence MKRGFTALLLAIAMLCFSFMPTLVEAEELGPSTANQEVMAISEMKDRSSPSPDTHKEVNSMIKADTTRQEAGHLKEGGDQEPATEKEKTRNIQATAARVGEGQVTSHPETEMPKDETLAKPSEKPAELGVAREEANSEELLDQAVDVGLRSAPQQHDNIIKRVRITKANGQKVDSAYQWMTMKVNMDFQLPDNTIKAGDTTTIRLPKALVFKDTPNRFGVKDARGAVVARGQVNPRYKTLTLSYTDYVEKHSGIRGTLYFFTRVDHLKEKQARKIPLHFQIGNKLIFAGNIRWQGAIKPRYYPLQKDAWKSWQGDNIIQYRISVNRKGQNIVNGTLSDTLQSEKVEYLKDSLRVYKGKWRWNDKKVILILTTD, from the coding sequence ATGAAGAGGGGATTTACTGCTTTATTATTGGCAATAGCAATGCTATGTTTCAGCTTCATGCCGACCTTAGTGGAGGCAGAGGAGTTGGGACCTTCCACTGCTAATCAGGAAGTAATGGCAATAAGTGAGATGAAGGACCGGTCCAGTCCAAGTCCCGATACTCACAAAGAAGTAAATTCTATGATCAAGGCAGATACGACTAGACAGGAAGCTGGTCATTTAAAAGAAGGAGGCGACCAAGAACCAGCGACAGAAAAGGAAAAAACCAGGAACATTCAAGCGACCGCAGCAAGAGTGGGAGAAGGGCAGGTGACTAGTCATCCTGAGACAGAAATGCCTAAGGATGAAACACTAGCAAAGCCCAGCGAGAAGCCCGCTGAACTAGGAGTCGCAAGGGAAGAGGCCAATTCAGAAGAGCTACTCGACCAAGCTGTGGATGTGGGACTAAGAAGTGCTCCCCAGCAGCATGACAACATCATTAAACGGGTGAGAATAACTAAGGCAAATGGGCAGAAAGTGGATAGTGCCTACCAATGGATGACAATGAAGGTCAATATGGACTTTCAACTACCGGATAATACCATTAAAGCCGGTGATACCACCACCATCCGCTTACCCAAGGCTCTCGTTTTTAAAGACACCCCTAATCGCTTTGGGGTCAAGGATGCTAGGGGAGCAGTAGTTGCTAGGGGGCAGGTTAATCCACGCTATAAAACCCTTACCCTCTCCTATACCGACTATGTCGAAAAGCATTCTGGAATCAGGGGGACCTTATATTTTTTCACCCGGGTGGACCATCTCAAGGAGAAGCAAGCCAGAAAGATTCCTTTACACTTTCAAATTGGTAATAAGCTAATCTTTGCGGGGAATATCCGTTGGCAAGGTGCTATAAAGCCCCGCTATTACCCCCTACAAAAGGATGCTTGGAAAAGCTGGCAAGGGGATAATATTATCCAGTATCGTATCTCTGTAAATCGTAAGGGACAAAACATTGTTAATGGGACCCTTTCAGATACTCTACAAAGCGAAAAGGTAGAATACCTGAAGGATAGCTTGCGCGTCTATAAAGGAAAATGGCGCTGGAACGATAAAAAAGTGATTTTGATTTTGACAACGGACTGA